In Glycine max cultivar Williams 82 chromosome 7, Glycine_max_v4.0, whole genome shotgun sequence, a single window of DNA contains:
- the LOC100526908 gene encoding dihydroneopterin aldolase 1-like isoform X1, with the protein MWMLHRVHFVRSTTLANMESEALIWGDKLILKGLSFHGFHGALPEERKLGQKFVVDVDAWMDLKAAGKSDHLSDTISYTDIYDIAKEILEGSPQNLLESVAQKIAVTTLTNHKQISAVRVKVEKPHVAVQGPLDYLGVEILRRRSDLSE; encoded by the exons ATGTGGATGCTGCATCGTGTGCATTTTGTGCGTTCCACAACCCTAG CAAATATGGAATCTGAAGCACTGATATGGGGTGACAAACTCATACTGAAGGGATTGTCATTCCATGGTTTTCATGGAGCACTACCGGAAGAAAGGAAGCTAGGCCAGAAGTTCGTGGTAGATGTTGATGCATGGATGGATCTGAAAGCAGCTGGCAAATCTGATCACTTATCAGATACAATTAGTTACACAGATATATATGA TATAGCTAAGGAAATTCTTGAAGGGTCACCTCAAAACCTTCTGGAGTCAGTGGCACAAAAAATTGCAGTGACTACTCTGACAAATCATAAGCAAATATCTGCTGTTCGAGTGAAGGTTGAAAAGCCTCATGTGGCAGTTCAAGGTCCACTTGATTACTTAGGCGTTGAGATACTTAGACGCAGAAGCGATTTGTCAGAATAG
- the LOC100526908 gene encoding dihydroneopterin aldolase 1-like isoform X2 — MESEALIWGDKLILKGLSFHGFHGALPEERKLGQKFVVDVDAWMDLKAAGKSDHLSDTISYTDIYDIAKEILEGSPQNLLESVAQKIAVTTLTNHKQISAVRVKVEKPHVAVQGPLDYLGVEILRRRSDLSE; from the exons ATGGAATCTGAAGCACTGATATGGGGTGACAAACTCATACTGAAGGGATTGTCATTCCATGGTTTTCATGGAGCACTACCGGAAGAAAGGAAGCTAGGCCAGAAGTTCGTGGTAGATGTTGATGCATGGATGGATCTGAAAGCAGCTGGCAAATCTGATCACTTATCAGATACAATTAGTTACACAGATATATATGA TATAGCTAAGGAAATTCTTGAAGGGTCACCTCAAAACCTTCTGGAGTCAGTGGCACAAAAAATTGCAGTGACTACTCTGACAAATCATAAGCAAATATCTGCTGTTCGAGTGAAGGTTGAAAAGCCTCATGTGGCAGTTCAAGGTCCACTTGATTACTTAGGCGTTGAGATACTTAGACGCAGAAGCGATTTGTCAGAATAG